The Aedes albopictus strain Foshan chromosome 1, AalbF5, whole genome shotgun sequence genomic interval CAGTGCTGGCCAGCTGGGACATATTCTCGTACATTCGGTACACTTGAAGCGCTCCGGATTGATATGGTGTAGTATGTGGGCAACGAATTGCGAGTTTTCCCGGAACTTTCGGTTGCAACAAAGTCCCGTTCTGAGCATACTGTGTTTCTCTATGGAGTGCTTCTGCAAGTCCTTGAATCGCGAGTATCGCTCTGAGCACATGTCGCAATCCAGTTTTCGGTTCTTCTCCACAAACATCTGGACTTGGGCTTTTTCCTTCGCCGTTAATTTCAAACTGTTTTTGAATTTCTTATTGTTTTGCCTACTAGCGTTAGCGTCTTCATCTTCTTCATCTTCGGAAGTGTTCATATGTTCTGAAGCATCACTTTTCTGCGCGCCGCTCGGTTCTTCGTCCACATCTTCCGTCCTCATTACGCTGAGTTCGATTTCCTCCTTAACACTCATGGGCTTATCTGGGTTCGCATTATGATCCATTCGCAGGTGCTTCTTGAGTGCATATCGAGTCATACACTGCTTGCTACAGTGCTCGCATTTGAATAGATCCGGATCCAGATGGTATTGGATGTGATTGACGAATCGACTTACATCGGAGAACTTGGCATTGCAGCACTCTACTGTTGCCGTCTTGTCGTGCTCCATCATGGAATGCCTTTGCAAAAGTTCGAAACTTTCGCTCCGTTCCGAGCAAATATCGCAGGTTAAGGACAAATTCCGTGACACGTATTCCTGAACCGCATCTTTTTCGCTTTTCCGCAGTCTTGGACGTTTTTTACCCCGCTTTTTTGAAGGTAGCGGCTTATCAGCTTCATTTTCATTCACACCTCCATCATCTTCGGCTTCTATGTTTTTGCTTTGCTGCTCTGAAGGTTCCGGGGCCACATCAACTTGAGGATTTTCATACTTAATCGAATATATTTCGTTGTTTTCAACCACTGTGCTGTCGCCTACATGTTCCGCGGGAACTTCAAGTACGAAATCGTTCACTGTGCTGTCGCCTGCCTGTTCAGCGGGATGGCTTTCCTGTTTCAATCCTATCGACGCTGGATAGCACAAAGGACGAGCATGGAGCTTTCTCACTTCGCAATAGAACCGGTGGAAAGCTTCAATCTTTTGCCAACAAGGGAAGCAAAGCACACCCTGGAGGTATTGATCATCCTGCGAATAAGTTGATGTCCGGAAATTCACAAACAAAGGTGGACCACTACGCTAAATTAGTACTCACGCCGAACCAAAAGTGCTTGCACAGTGCGTTCTGGACCTCCCTATTGGTACCTATCACGACCACTAGACCACCGTCAAGAGTGGAGTTGGTGCACGTTAGACAATCCGACATAGCGATCTGTAACAGATAAAATGATAAACAATACGTTAGTACGATCAAAGTGAACGAAGAACTTGTATAATTATTACGTTTTGACGTAGGATACGTCTCCCCTTTCCATGCAGTTTGAAATTTTGGTTTACAAAGGAGACAGTTCAGAAATTCAGCTATGTCGGAGTGGTGGCTGGCTAGACCTAGaagcaagacagatacagcgagattaattctgttatcgaagtgttgctcagaatttctcttgattactctggatcactctggttttcatCATCATTGGTGATTGCAATCGGACGTTCCTTCGGGCGATCATTTACTCTGGGGATAGAGTTGTTCAATTTCTACTGTgagaaaaattttctaaaataggtcgaatctacataggaatcacagcaaacttaggacctattcaaatcgaacgccagaaatgaTCTGATTTGTCGTTGTGAGTTCATCGATGTTCGTGGCAAACGTCTTGACTCTTCGAATGAAGTTGGATGCTGCATTCACCTTTTGTTTCATGCTGTGCCTGTGCGCCGAGTTGTAGTTCAAAAACTGACTggatccttgacttccttggacatatatAGAGTATCCACGTGCCTGCCACACGCAGAAAGTCCTCATAGAACACCAGGCAGAGAAGCAGACTTTGCCCCGGTTAAAGCATTATGCCAAGAAGAATAACCACTGTTTTTACTGTCTGATAAGTATTTCGGACCTGTAGCAGGTCTAGAAACAGGATAAGTCCTTCGTTTTCCACCTTCACCGTGAACTGGATTCTTGTGTGGTATTGGTTAAGATGTTTACATACTCTTTCAGCACTCGAGTTTTAAATTCGATTCTCGTTATCATTGCTGTGTCTAGAAGCGTTTCCATTACCAGATCTACGATCGTGGGCGATAGTGGATTATCTGAACACCTGTTGATAGTACTGCCTTCTATACCGGAAGAACTCGGTCACCTGCTCCAAGAGCATGTCCAGGTTAGTTGTTATCAACCGCAGGGTTCTGAGGTATACCGAATCCCCTACAATCTGTACTATCTCAAATCAACCCTGTGTATCGTGACACTAGTTTCCGGGCAAAACCTGGTTGTGCTTGGTTGTAGTACTGCTGTAGATGCATTCGTTGGCATTCCTACCTGTGCTGATTCGCCGCGTTTCAGACGAATGTATACCAAGATGTATACAGCTTCACCACCGTTTCAAAAACTTCTTCGTCAagaaacgagttttttttttaactttctgcATTTGTAAAGGTATGTCCGATTCTGATAATTTACCCTATAACGAGGAACAACAAACTGATGCTACATTACATTTACCTGTTTTGGCTTTAATTTTCCGACTATTCGGAAGTATTGTCTTGTTTAGAAAACTGCACTTCAAACAATATTCGCGATTATAAATTGTAACGGTAGCTACATGAtttgaaattcgaaaagaaaTCACACAAAATTAATATTTTGAGCTGAAAGAAATTTTGTATCCACTCAGGTCCAAGCTCAGGCAAAATCTGGCAAAACAAACAAGAGCAGTGATGCcaaatagggcagtgcatgaaattatctccttctctttcactcttacagaaattttgtaaacaacaaggccacgaaacgtcaaaatcccatacaaaatcaaaacagtgcagtgccctattgccaAACTTTGCCtccaaattttattctgaaatttccaaaggGGTGGCCAAGTACAGCAGACGTTCGCTTGTTGCaatgctttttagttgcaagtccacGAACTGCAAAAAATAAGGCAATCCACGAGACAGAtgtgatcagctgattttttttgtttaccatggatttttgacatccgatgatcggggtgacagttgaacacaaagaaaTTCGTTAAGCACCGACTACACTTGACGCAATTtcgttaagttgtactcacactgtgtttacccTTTGGGTTTCACCCCCTGTTGGGTATCTCAGCGCAGCGGACAAGAACAACCGACCAGACAATTAATTATCACCCCGGGATTGATGACTTCTTGAAAATAACTACACGGATTTCGGTTCCGTCGACGTCTATTTACAATCTCGGTCAAGTACGGACTAAATAATAATACACAACAAGCAATCGTGTCAGCTGTTACGCTTCGTCATTTAACTTCTACACATGCATACACTCGCCATTTGTCATCAATTTACCAAGGGGCTAACACGTTTAAATAATgtatacccgaataaaaaatacagtagaaaaaccgaacgttgtattgtaacagtactatttaaaaccatatttttacaatagacaccactgtaaaaataaaaatacaaaaacaataagatgtagtgtagacacccataccgtgaattgtaaataagatttttacaatatactatacgggttgttaagtatcgtaacaatataaaaaaatatttttctccatatatatttttttgcaaaaccatacattttattgttaatgaattgtttaaaatactgatacgtgggtttaaatataccgtacattgtatggtacatgaaaggtttcaaacaataaaacgtaccgtaaataaattgtttttaattgtaatttcactactgattatacatttaatcaaatggttttggaatggttctcttttgttatgttgtattgttttacattacataaaccatatattgttatattatcttgacattttcctcctgttaatggaatcttaggcttattagatttattagaatgcgctttgggaattctccagagcgttttgggtggagcggacctggtgtgatggttagaacacttgactatcacgccgaggacctgggatcgaatcccactcccgacaaactcgcaaaatgtgagttcttccttcggaagggaagtaaagcgtgggtcccgagatgaactagccaagggctaaaaatctcgttaatacagataaaaaaagagcgttttggataacccttcatatataggatcgcccacgtctaagtctgagtagtctctgattgcattaacagttgaagcttggtctcccatgccccaccagccagataaccgggttttgcaaactaagcattatttgtggcaacactttgagcggcatgatggaactatgccgagcgcgctaagtgttattagaccactaatgtagttgcatgaagtgggtgacgagataCATAactatcattacagcgtgcttaaccgttattgcaatattgaggcaccagtttgactaaagtttgaaatacataacaactcatgagataactgtcaagtttgattcaaatataagttaggttaaaaagcgaacccacagacgaacctatattagaagtcatttcagtgttcagtccagtccatatattaaagatggctctacgtcaaagataaagtttgtcaatcgcatttgattcgattgtggtcgaaggcttggtcgaaggcaagttcacatgagagaagaggagaaaactcccctaaatgcaaatacagaaagaatagtgttgaactcatccactgatttacggtaatctgacccgagatctgacctgcatctttccgggttggcctacattcgtatttctctcatcgcactctacacacctagcccgccatatctcttggacccctgcttggatctgcagttcttaggacatctggtttaccactgatttaaacatatgttattgactttaaattgatgtttcaacgcagagaacagacatttaagctcgaacaagaatacgtcgaaatcgtgtgtaaaggatttaagtgtacctcaacgccaccaacggggaCTGCCCCACACATAAAGTCGGTTTGACCCCACgaaggcagtgttcatcgttaaaatacactagcccacaaagcgacacgagcgccaaacggccaaaaacgtcgAGCACtgaaaacaaatttgacaacacaacaatgtaagtgatgagacgctagcgccgcgcaacgggagcataaccacatactctgatatgaccgttacaaagttttacacaaggcagaaagcgaagatagacgtctgttctctgtggtttcaacttattcacttttttctctttcctttcctttgcataaaaaaagtcacaaacatcaacaaaacaaagcacggaaaaaatcttaaactgaataaataattaaaaattcacggaaaaattatgtttcggaaaagtgaatggttcaaacgtaagaaaaacagtataatatattggtacataaaaatccaatgtaaatgtatagtatagcgaaccatttcattacaatacactttattgtagctggtacaatgtatggtgcaggaatggttttcaccatacaccctatggttagtttttatccgggtaacctttccagggggctgtcactactctactccaacactcctccttagtgcagcCACCATACTATTGTCAACTCGTAAACTCCTCCTAACTCAAAGCTCATCTTGTAACATGCTACTGTAGATAGTACAGACCACCACTCTTTTTACCTACAGCAAGCACCGTCGCTCCATCCATAATACGGAAGTCTTTCTGGCCAAAGACAACAGTATAACCGGCTTCTGTGATCCGACTGACAGATAGCACTTTCCtggatattgcgcgcaaaccccaaaattttattcccacctttgggtttccgcgccgaagactcagcgccagattcggcgacaaagagacatgacagcagtcgccggacagttagtaatcctgatatttgacggcggtcatccgttagttgtgagagtggattgttttcatgcaaatagagcatttcgctaAAAACGCACGTGTATTAGGTAAATATTGACAGATttcttgctgtgttagtgtggTACTTAGCGGTTTGCTGTATCGCGGAAGccatcgctggaagaaaacgtcatgaaattcaacgaagcatcgaaaattttcagtgaaaaaagcaatatttcagGCACGTAAAGAAGTTCTTTCAGTTTGATATCCACTTTCTCACCATTCATCCCAATTGTGGCAATGCTTCCTTTTTCGCTTCCCTTTGCTCTCACTGTTTTTCCGTCTGCTAACAACACTTCTTTAACACATGGATTCCACCAACCGAGATCATCTGTCGAGTTGGTCATGTGCATCGTACATCCGGTATCAACAATCCATCCTCCTGTGTTAGACTCGCAACTTCCAGTAGTCATCGTGAAGCATACTCCACGACCATCACCTTTGCTTTCCGGATGCGGCTGCCTTACAGTTGTCATAATTGCTTCATCTTGCTTCTCTAACCTTGCTTTCACCTCCTCTAACAAAACgggacaatttctttggaaatgacCTTCACGCCCACAGTAGTAGCACTTCCGAACAAAATTCTTCCGGTTTTCGCCTTCCACTGCAGATTTCATGGCTTTTTCGGGAGCGCTCTTCTCAAATTGCTCTTCACTTCTTCTTTGCCAGTCATCCAAAAGTTTCCCTTTAACGTAGTCCAATTTGAGATCGTCTTCCGGGCGGCCTTCCAAAGCGGTCACAAGCGGGTTGTACGATTCCGGAAGACTGGACAGTAGAATCGCTACAACCAGATGTTCCTTGGGCGACTCGCCCATTCTAGCCAGGCGATGGACCAACTCCGAGGCTTCCGTCAAATGGTCCGACATGCTATCGCCTTCCTTCAGCCGCATCGAACAAAGTCGCCGTAGAACATGGATCTTGTTCGATAGCGATCCCCGCTCATGGTAGCTTCTGAGCTTCTCCCACATATCCTTCGCCGTTGCAGCTTCCATAATGTGAACCAAGTGACTGTCGTCAAGCGCCAAACCAATCATCGCTCGTGCCTTCTCATCTTTTCTATTCCAGGCTGTTGTCACTTCCTCTGGATCTGGCATCTGTCATCAATTTACCAAGGGGCTAACACGTTTAAATAATGCATAACCTTTccagggggctgtca includes:
- the LOC109410315 gene encoding zinc finger protein 84, whose protein sequence is MSDCLTCTNSTLDGGLVVVIGTNREVQNALCKHFWFGDDQYLQGVLCFPCWQKIEAFHRFYCEVRKLHARPLCYPASIGLKQESHPAEQAGDSTVNDFVLEVPAEHVGDSTVVENNEIYSIKYENPQVDVAPEPSEQQSKNIEAEDDGGVNENEADKPLPSKKRGKKRPRLRKSEKDAVQEYVSRNLSLTCDICSERSESFELLQRHSMMEHDKTATVECCNAKFSDVSRFVNHIQYHLDPDLFKCEHCSKQCMTRYALKKHLRMDHNANPDKPMSVKEEIELSVMRTEDVDEEPSGAQKSDASEHMNTSEDEEDEDANASRQNNKKFKNSLKLTAKEKAQVQMFVEKNRKLDCDMCSERYSRFKDLQKHSIEKHSMLRTGLCCNRKFRENSQFVAHILHHINPERFKCTECTRICPSWPALIGHMQWMHTPGGKKKYPCPVCEQKFRTRPAAMRHAEQHGEPVTPTDDDVIDKILADNFNLQCDTCQKQYDSYRALQKHSTAEHAKLVVVTCCKKRMCRPSELVDHYKYHQDPTAFTCKICLKPWHSARALRRHLRNTHGISSKRH